A portion of the Equus quagga isolate Etosha38 chromosome 17, UCLA_HA_Equagga_1.0, whole genome shotgun sequence genome contains these proteins:
- the LOC124228618 gene encoding olfactory receptor 5A1-like, which produces MVPIRSMEGERNHTSVVMFVLLGLSDEKELQLILFPIFLGIYLVTLIWNLGLIILIRMDSHLHTPMYFFLSFLSFLDICYSSSTSPRMLSDFLRDVKMISFTACATQYFVGCWMGLAECCLLAAMAYDRYVAIGRPLQYSVVMTPSLCQKMVAGAYGSGFLGSLFLTVACFHLYYCGSNIIPNFFCDITQIISLSCSDPSISQMVLFLVCTFVGFNSFLVTILSYGFIAASILKISSVKGSAKAFNTCASHLAVVTIFYGTSLSVYLLPSSNHSNKQDKVLSVFYVIFIPMLNPLIYSLRNKEIKEALKKVIKRLTHFTQ; this is translated from the coding sequence ATGGTACCAATCAGGTccatggaaggagagagaaatcacaCCTCTGTGGTCATGTTTGTTCTCCTGGGACTCTCAGATGAAAAAGAGCTGCAACTTATCCTCTTCCCAATTTTCCTAGGAATCTACCTTGTGACTCTAATATGGAACCTGGGTCTCATCATCCTAATCAGGATGGACTCCCACCTGCACACACctatgtacttttttctcagtttcctgtcATTTTTAGACATCTGCTATTCTTCTTCCACCAGCCCAAGGATGCTTTCAGACTTCTTAAGAGATGTAAAAATGATTTCCTTCACTGCCTGTGCCACCCAGTATTTTGTTGGGTGCTGGATGGGTCTGGCTGAGTGCTGCCTTTTGGCTGCCATGGCCTATGACAGATATGTTGCTATTGGTAGGCCTCTGCAGTACTCAGTCGTCATGACTCCCAGCCTCTGTCAGAAGATGGTTGCTGGGGCCTATGGGAGTGGTTTCCTTGGTAGCTTATTTCTAACAGTGGCTTGCTTTCATCTCTACTACTGTGGGTCCAATATCATTCCAAATTTCTTCTGTGACATAACCCAGATTATTTCCTTGTCTTGCTCTGATCCCTCCATCAGCcaaatggttctttttctggtgtgtaCTTTTGTTGGGTTCAATTCTTTCCTAGTTACCATCTTATCATATGGTTTTATTGCAGCTTCCATCCTGAAAATATCTTCTGTGAAAGGTAGTGCCAAGGCCTTCAATACTTGTGCCTCTCACCTGGCAGTTGTAACAATATTCTATGGCACAAGCCTCTCTGTGTACCTGCTTCCCAGCTCTAACCACTCCAACAAGCAGGACAAGGTGCTGTCAGTGTTCTATGTTATCTTTATCCCCATGTTAAACCCTCTTATCTATAGTCTGAGGAACAAGGAGATCAAAGAGGCCCTCAAGAAGGTGATAAAGAGGCTAACACATTTTACTCAGTAA
- the LOC124229054 gene encoding olfactory receptor 1440-like: MVPHRPMEEDRNETFVVMFVLLGLSDKKEVQLMLFPIFLVIYLVTLIWNLGLIILIRMDSQLHTPMYFFLSFLSFIDMCYSSSATPRMLSDFLKEEKVISFITCATQYFFGSWMAHAECCLLATMAYDRYVAIGRPLQYSAIMSLSLCQKMVAWTYGTGFLGSIIQTVSCFHLYYCGPNTIPNFFCDITHIISLSCCNPFISQMILFMESIFVGFSSFLVILLSYAFIAASILKISSVKGSAKAFNTCASHLAVVTIFYGTGFSVYLHRSSSHNEKQDKVLSVFYVVLIPMLNPLIYSLRNKEIKEALKRVIKRATHLAH, from the coding sequence ATGGTACCACACAGGCCCATGGAAGAGGATAGAAATGAGACTTTTGTGGTCATGTTTGTTCTCCTGGGACTCTCAGACAAAAAAGAGGTGCAGCTTATGCTCTTTCCAATCTTCCTAGTGATCTACCTTGTGACTCTCATCTGGAACCTGGGTCTCATCATCCTTATCAGGATGGACTCCCAACTGCACACAcctatgtactttttcctcagttTCCTGTCATTTATAGACATGTGCTATTCTTCTTCTGCCACCCCAAGGATGCTTTCAGACTtcctaaaagaggaaaaagtgattTCATTCATTACCTGTGCCACTCAGTATTTTTTTGGGTCTTGGATGGCTCATGCTGAGTGCTGCCTGTTGGCCACCATGGCCTATGACAGATATGTTGCTATTGGTAGGCCTCTGCAGTACTCAGCCATTATGTCTCTCAGCCTCTGTCAGAAGATGGTTGCTTGGACCTATGGGACTGGTTTCCTTGGTAGCATAATTCAAACGGTCTCTTGCTTTCATCTGTACTACTGTGGGCCCAATACCATTCCAAATTTCTTCTGTGACATAACCCATATAATTTCCCTGTCTTGTTGCAATCCCTTCATCAGCCAAATGATTCTTTTTATGGAATCTATTTTTGTTGGGTTTAGTTCTTTCCTTGTTATCCTCTTATCCTATGCTTTCATTGCAGCTTCCATCCTGAAAATATCCTCAGTCAAAGGTAGTGCCAAGGCCTTCAATACCTGTGCCTCCCATCTGGCAGTTGTCACAATATTCTATGGCACAGGCTTCTCTGTGTATCTGCATCGTAGCTCTAGCCACAATGAGAAGCAGGACAAGGTGCTGTCAGTGTTCTACGTTGTCCTCATCCCCATGTTAAACCCTCTTATCTATAGTCTGAGGAACAAGGAGATCAAAGAGGCCCTCAAGAGGGTGATAAAGAGGGCAACACATTTAGCCCATTAA
- the LOC124229620 gene encoding olfactory receptor 5AN1-like, with amino-acid sequence MIEERNITEITYCILLGFSDFPRITAVLFAVFLLIYIMTLTWNLCLIMLIRMDSHLHRPMYFFLCNLAFIDICYATSTVPKMLFNFFQEQQTITFVGCLIQDLVFSTMGLSESCLMTAMADDRYAAICNPLLYSSIMSPTLCVQMVLGSYMAGFSASITQLCAIHQLQFCGSNVINHFFCDMPQLLVLSCTDTFFVQLMTAVLTVIFGIINVSIIMISYGYIVISIMKITSAKGRSKAFNTCASHLTAVTFFYSSSIFVYLSSSSGGSSSFDRFASVFYTVVIPMLNPLIYSLRNKEIKDALKRLQKKRKYC; translated from the coding sequence ATGATTGAGGAAAGAAATATTACAGAGATCACCTATTGCATCCTATtgggtttctcagattttcccagAATCACAGCAGTGCTCTTTGCTGTATTCCTGTTGATCTACATTATGACTCTGACTTGGAACTTGTGCCTCATCATGTTAATAAGGATGGATTCACACTTACACAggcccatgtacttcttcctctgtaATCTTGCCTTCATTGATATCTGCTATGCAACTTCCACAGTCCCCAAGATGCTCTTCAACTTCTTCCAGGAGCAGCAAACTATCACCTTTGTGGGCTGTCTTATTCAGGACTTGGTCTTTTCAACGATGGGTCTGAGTGAGTCTTGTCTCATGACAGCCATGGCTGATGACCGATATGCTGCCATTTGTAATCCACTTCTCTATTCATCCATCATGTCACCCACCCTCTGTGTTCAGATGGTACTGGGGTCCTATATGGCTGGATTCTCTGCTTCTATAACCCAATTGTGTGCCATACATCAGCTCCAATTCTGTGGGTCTAATGTCATcaatcacttcttctgtgacatgCCCCAACTGTTAGTCCTGTCCTGCACTGACACTTTCTTTGTACAACTCATGACTGCTGTATTAACAGTGATCTTTGGGATAATAAATGTCTCAATTATCATGATATCTTATGGCTATATTGTCATCTCCATTATGAAGATCACTTCAGCTAAAGGCAGGTCCAAGGCTTTCAACACCTGTGCTTCTCACCTGACGGCAGTGACATTCTTCTATTCCTCAAGTATCTTTGTCTACTTGAGTTCCAGCTCTGGCGGTTCCTCCAGCTTTGACAGATTTGCATCAGTCTTCTACACTGTGGTGATTCCCATGTTGAATCCCTTGATTTACAGTCTGaggaacaaagaaatcaaagatgccTTGAAGAGGttgcaaaagaagagaaagtattGCTGA